From Selenomonas ruminantium AC2024, a single genomic window includes:
- the glgD gene encoding glucose-1-phosphate adenylyltransferase subunit GlgD yields MKDVMGIINLQEDNKLIRELTDRRAVESMPFAGRYRLIDFTLSSMVNSGILNVGVMLPDKPRSVLDHLRSGKDWDLARRHDGLFYLPSPSEEDSIRKGDLKNFYHNLDFFEHSSQKYVLLTSGSFVYNVDFSQMLRFHQNTSADITMVYYTAKEEQPGRNVVLETAENGLVTDLAEKPAIYDDSKVAMNVYLIEKRIFVELVRYTYEHGGQDLLMDGIIRRANEYNIYACEHDGYVAHVDSTAAYYKANMDLLQPEVWEELFMGNNSIYTKGKDEVPVQYKETAKVKNSLIANGCVIRGEVENSILFRGVTVGKGVKIKNSIIMQKCDIQDDSLVENVICDKNVVISKEKWLKGANNYPLIITKNVVI; encoded by the coding sequence TTGAAAGATGTAATGGGGATTATCAATCTTCAAGAAGATAATAAATTAATTCGTGAACTTACGGATAGGCGAGCAGTGGAATCCATGCCGTTTGCCGGGCGTTACCGGCTGATTGACTTTACGTTGTCCAGCATGGTGAATTCCGGAATTCTGAATGTGGGCGTTATGCTTCCCGATAAGCCGCGTTCTGTGCTTGACCATCTTCGTTCCGGTAAGGATTGGGATTTGGCCCGCCGTCATGACGGCCTGTTCTACTTGCCGTCCCCAAGTGAAGAAGACAGTATCCGCAAGGGCGATTTGAAGAATTTTTATCACAATCTGGATTTCTTCGAACACAGCAGTCAGAAATATGTGCTCTTAACCAGCGGCAGCTTCGTCTACAATGTAGACTTTTCCCAGATGCTGCGCTTCCATCAGAACACCTCGGCGGATATCACGATGGTGTACTACACGGCAAAGGAAGAGCAGCCGGGCCGCAATGTGGTTCTGGAAACAGCAGAAAACGGACTGGTAACGGATTTGGCTGAGAAACCAGCCATTTATGATGACTCCAAGGTAGCGATGAATGTTTATCTCATCGAGAAACGCATTTTTGTTGAATTGGTGCGTTATACCTACGAGCATGGTGGTCAGGATCTCCTGATGGATGGCATCATCCGCCGGGCAAACGAGTATAACATCTATGCCTGCGAGCACGATGGCTACGTAGCCCATGTGGATTCGACTGCTGCGTATTACAAAGCGAATATGGATCTTTTACAGCCGGAGGTTTGGGAAGAGCTCTTTATGGGCAACAATTCCATCTACACCAAGGGCAAGGATGAGGTCCCAGTTCAATATAAGGAGACAGCAAAGGTAAAAAATTCGCTGATTGCCAATGGCTGCGTTATTCGCGGCGAAGTGGAAAACAGCATTTTGTTCCGAGGTGTCACCGTAGGCAAGGGCGTAAAAATCAAGAATTCCATTATCATGCAAAAATGTGATATACAGGATGATTCCTTGGTGGAAAATGTCATCTGCGACAAAAACGTGGTTATCTCGAAGGAGAAATGGCTCAAAGGTGCTAATAATTACCCGCTGATTATCACGAAGAACGTCGTAATCTGA
- the mraY gene encoding phospho-N-acetylmuramoyl-pentapeptide-transferase: MDSFILAAVIAAGFVLLTGPFFIPELHKLKFGQSIREEGPASHQAKSGTPTMGGIMIILGITIATLVAAPFSTEILLALFIMLGHFVLGFLDDYIKVVKKRNLGLKAKQKMLGQIIIAVVTMVIGTRMLGIDTTIWLPVLDSHINIGVGYYALVLFVMVGTSNAVNLTDGLDGLASGTVAIAASSYAVVCTLLGHSDLAIFATAMAAACVGFLRFNAHPAKVFMGDTGSLALGGAMAALGILTHTEVLLALIGLVFVCEALSVIIQVASFKSTGKRVFRMSPIHHHFELGGWSEWKVVFVFWTVGLLASITALKLL, translated from the coding sequence TTGGATAGCTTTATATTGGCGGCCGTCATCGCCGCAGGTTTCGTTTTGCTGACCGGGCCGTTTTTCATCCCGGAACTGCATAAGTTGAAGTTTGGCCAGAGCATTCGCGAGGAAGGGCCGGCAAGTCATCAGGCTAAGAGCGGTACCCCCACCATGGGCGGCATTATGATTATCCTCGGGATTACCATTGCCACGCTCGTTGCGGCACCGTTTTCCACGGAAATTCTGTTGGCACTCTTTATCATGCTGGGGCATTTTGTGCTGGGCTTCCTCGATGACTATATCAAGGTGGTCAAGAAACGGAACCTGGGTCTTAAAGCGAAGCAGAAGATGCTTGGGCAGATTATCATTGCGGTGGTTACCATGGTTATCGGCACGCGGATGCTGGGCATTGACACGACCATCTGGCTTCCGGTGCTCGACAGCCACATCAATATCGGCGTTGGCTATTATGCTCTGGTGCTGTTCGTGATGGTGGGCACCAGCAATGCGGTAAATCTCACGGACGGTCTGGACGGTTTGGCCTCCGGTACGGTAGCCATTGCCGCCAGCTCCTATGCTGTGGTCTGCACGCTGCTCGGGCACAGCGATTTGGCTATTTTTGCTACGGCTATGGCTGCTGCCTGCGTGGGCTTCCTGCGCTTCAATGCACATCCGGCCAAGGTGTTTATGGGCGATACAGGTTCTTTGGCGTTGGGCGGTGCCATGGCGGCGTTGGGCATCCTCACCCATACGGAAGTGCTGCTGGCGCTTATCGGCCTCGTGTTTGTCTGTGAGGCGCTGTCGGTCATCATTCAGGTGGCTTCCTTCAAGTCTACGGGCAAGCGGGTGTTCCGCATGAGCCCCATTCATCATCATTTTGAACTGGGCGGCTGGTCGGAATGGAAAGTGGTCTTCGTCTTCTGGACGGTGGGCCTGCTGGCAAGTATTACGGCACTGAAACTGTTATAA
- a CDS encoding cell division protein FtsQ/DivIB: MDEKEIAEAEEQELGNQFPPPKKLRRSPRRLLKGLAFLIICGGIMSIIVYSPLFTLQRVVLTGNTYLNEEDILTSGRLHKGEPLFQLQTSEVTQNLMKDLRIESAVVRRRVPDTLEIEVKERMPVATVACEYGYLDLDRQGKVIGSYKKLRKMPIPLITGTKMHDMYIGDDNKDKRVAKVLEFLSQLDEEALNHLSEVNVTNPDAIMAYTNQAVQIRLGNFERWDEKAKLTRDFLLNLPHARHQIEYVDFSYTAPFIRLKDKLVDPDVKVNEKAQ, from the coding sequence ATGGACGAAAAAGAAATAGCCGAGGCAGAAGAGCAGGAATTGGGCAACCAGTTTCCGCCGCCGAAAAAGCTTCGCCGCAGTCCCCGGCGCCTGCTAAAGGGGCTGGCCTTTCTCATCATCTGCGGCGGCATTATGTCCATTATCGTCTATTCGCCTCTTTTCACCCTGCAGCGGGTGGTGCTTACGGGGAATACTTATCTGAATGAGGAGGATATCCTGACCAGCGGGCGGCTGCATAAGGGCGAACCGCTGTTTCAGCTGCAGACCAGTGAAGTTACCCAAAATCTCATGAAGGATTTGCGTATTGAAAGTGCCGTAGTGCGGCGGCGCGTGCCAGATACTTTGGAGATTGAGGTCAAGGAGCGGATGCCAGTGGCAACCGTGGCCTGCGAGTATGGCTATCTGGATTTGGACAGGCAGGGAAAGGTCATCGGCAGTTATAAAAAACTGCGGAAGATGCCCATCCCGCTGATTACCGGTACCAAGATGCATGATATGTACATTGGGGATGATAACAAGGACAAGCGGGTGGCCAAAGTGTTGGAATTCCTGTCCCAGTTGGATGAGGAAGCCCTGAATCATCTGTCCGAAGTCAATGTGACCAATCCTGACGCCATTATGGCTTATACCAATCAAGCCGTGCAGATACGATTGGGGAATTTCGAACGCTGGGATGAGAAAGCAAAACTCACCCGGGATTTCCTGCTGAATTTGCCCCATGCCCGCCATCAGATTGAGTATGTGGATTTCAGTTATACCGCGCCTTTTATCCGGCTGAAAGATAAGCTGGTTGACCCGGATGTGAAGGTCAATGAAAAAGCGCAGTGA
- the murC gene encoding UDP-N-acetylmuramate--L-alanine ligase, which translates to MKRLKELKDIEKIHFVGIGGAGMSPLAKIMVELGYEVTGSDRADSEVIQNLQKLGAKITLDGQKGENVKGADAIVVSTAIPFDNPEVLAARDLGIRKLHRSDINAALVNEYKGIAVAGAHGKTTTTSMLGVALTKAGVSPTVVVGGEMPDLGTNAILGESEYLTSEADESDGSFLKLHPHIAVVTNVEDDHMDHYGTMENIIKAFTQFIQNVDKETGWAVLCFDNENLRNIAKVVDRKFYTYAIDHEADYMAKNIKTNGKGIAFDVVHGEELLGHVSLNIPGRHNVLNALACIVTGLTIGVEFEKLVAGLSAFHGAKRRFQTKGRAKGVWVVDDYAHHPTEIAATLKAAKELNPQRLVCVFQPHRYSRTQLLHEEFGKAFVSADRLILTDIYSAGEAPIEGINGETILNEVRKQSGQDVIYIPQREKLAGYLESESQDGDLIITMGAGDIYKTGEELVELLNK; encoded by the coding sequence ATGAAACGGCTGAAAGAGCTAAAGGATATTGAAAAAATTCATTTTGTAGGCATTGGCGGTGCCGGCATGAGCCCGCTGGCCAAGATTATGGTGGAGCTGGGCTATGAAGTCACCGGTTCCGACCGGGCAGATTCGGAAGTGATTCAGAACCTCCAGAAATTGGGGGCAAAAATCACGTTGGACGGCCAGAAGGGCGAAAATGTCAAGGGTGCTGATGCCATTGTGGTATCCACGGCCATTCCCTTTGACAACCCGGAAGTGCTCGCGGCCCGTGACCTCGGCATCCGCAAGCTGCACCGCTCCGATATCAATGCGGCGCTCGTCAATGAGTACAAGGGTATTGCGGTAGCCGGTGCCCATGGCAAGACCACGACGACTTCTATGCTTGGCGTGGCGCTGACCAAGGCAGGCGTATCGCCGACAGTTGTTGTGGGCGGCGAAATGCCGGACCTCGGCACCAATGCCATTCTGGGCGAGAGTGAATACCTGACCTCCGAAGCCGATGAAAGCGATGGCTCCTTCCTGAAACTCCATCCGCATATCGCCGTGGTCACCAATGTGGAAGATGACCATATGGACCACTATGGCACGATGGAGAACATCATCAAGGCCTTCACGCAGTTCATTCAGAATGTGGACAAGGAAACGGGCTGGGCGGTACTGTGTTTCGACAACGAGAACCTGCGCAATATTGCCAAGGTCGTTGACCGCAAGTTCTATACCTATGCCATTGACCATGAGGCCGATTACATGGCGAAAAACATCAAGACCAATGGCAAAGGCATTGCCTTTGACGTGGTGCATGGTGAGGAACTGCTGGGCCATGTTTCCCTGAACATCCCGGGGCGTCATAACGTGCTCAACGCTTTGGCCTGCATCGTGACGGGACTTACCATAGGCGTGGAGTTTGAGAAACTGGTGGCAGGTCTTTCTGCATTCCATGGTGCCAAGCGCCGTTTCCAGACCAAGGGCAGAGCGAAAGGCGTCTGGGTGGTTGACGATTATGCGCATCATCCGACGGAAATTGCTGCGACGCTCAAGGCAGCCAAGGAACTGAATCCGCAGCGTCTTGTATGCGTGTTCCAGCCGCACCGTTATTCCCGCACACAGCTCTTGCATGAGGAATTTGGCAAGGCGTTTGTCTCTGCAGACCGGCTGATTCTCACGGATATCTACAGTGCCGGTGAAGCGCCGATTGAGGGCATTAACGGCGAGACGATTCTCAATGAAGTGCGCAAGCAGTCCGGTCAGGATGTCATTTACATTCCGCAGCGGGAAAAACTGGCCGGGTATTTGGAAAGCGAGTCCCAGGACGGCGACTTAATCATCACCATGGGCGCCGGTGACATCTACAAAACTGGCGAAGAATTAGTGGAACTCTTGAATAAGTAA
- a CDS encoding glucose-1-phosphate adenylyltransferase has translation MRKTECLAMILAGGQGSRLGALTKKIAKPAVPFGGKYRIIDFPLSNCANSGIDKVGVLTQYRPLELHNYLASGSAWDLDQKDGGIFILPPYAREKGADWYQGTADAIYQNLNFIDLADPEYVLILSGDHIYTMDYSWMLEAHKMNKAEATIGVIEVPWEEAPRFGIMNTDKTGRIEEFEEKPAKPKSNLASMGIYVFNKNFLKKYLEEDAKDETSSHDFGKNIIPKMLKDNARLYSYAFEGYWKDVGTIESLWQANMDLLQDEPPFDLKGEKKIYSSNASMPPHYIGPDAKVKNSMISEGSMVLGEVENSVIFPGVRIGKGVKVTNSVIMPSTVIRDGAVVDYAILAQNCEVAAGAKVTGELGAITVVAEGETVMAEASGKQAG, from the coding sequence ATGAGAAAGACAGAATGCTTGGCCATGATCTTGGCCGGTGGTCAGGGCAGCCGCCTCGGCGCGCTAACCAAAAAAATTGCAAAACCGGCTGTACCGTTTGGGGGAAAGTACCGCATTATTGACTTCCCGCTCAGTAACTGCGCGAATTCCGGTATTGACAAGGTTGGTGTTCTTACCCAGTATCGTCCGCTGGAACTGCACAATTACTTAGCTTCCGGCAGTGCCTGGGATTTGGACCAGAAGGATGGCGGTATCTTTATTTTGCCGCCGTATGCTCGTGAAAAAGGTGCTGACTGGTATCAGGGAACGGCAGATGCCATTTACCAGAATCTCAATTTCATCGATTTAGCAGATCCTGAGTATGTTCTCATTCTGTCTGGCGACCACATCTACACGATGGATTATTCCTGGATGCTGGAAGCTCATAAGATGAACAAGGCTGAGGCTACCATCGGCGTTATTGAAGTGCCTTGGGAAGAAGCTCCGCGCTTTGGTATCATGAACACGGACAAGACGGGCCGCATCGAAGAATTCGAAGAAAAGCCGGCTAAACCCAAGAGCAATCTGGCTTCCATGGGTATTTATGTATTCAATAAGAACTTCCTCAAGAAGTATCTGGAAGAAGATGCCAAGGACGAAACCAGCAGCCATGACTTCGGCAAGAACATCATTCCGAAGATGCTGAAGGACAATGCCCGCCTGTACTCCTACGCCTTCGAAGGCTACTGGAAGGATGTGGGCACCATCGAAAGCCTCTGGCAGGCCAACATGGATTTGCTGCAGGATGAACCTCCCTTCGACCTCAAGGGAGAGAAGAAAATCTACTCCTCCAATGCATCCATGCCGCCGCATTACATCGGCCCGGATGCCAAGGTAAAGAACTCTATGATCAGTGAAGGCTCCATGGTTCTCGGTGAAGTGGAAAATTCCGTTATCTTCCCGGGCGTGCGCATCGGCAAGGGCGTAAAGGTAACCAATTCCGTCATCATGCCTTCTACGGTTATCCGTGATGGCGCTGTGGTGGATTACGCTATCCTGGCCCAGAACTGCGAAGTGGCAGCTGGTGCCAAGGTAACCGGTGAGCTGGGTGCTATTACGGTAGTCGCTGAAGGCGAAACCGTCATGGCAGAAGCTAGCGGCAAGCAGGCCGGCTGA
- the murG gene encoding undecaprenyldiphospho-muramoylpentapeptide beta-N-acetylglucosaminyltransferase, whose product MKIIISGGGTGGHIYPALTIMRTIEEKYPDTSFLYVGTHKGLEADIIPKENIPFATVDIQGFKRSLSPANFVRAGLAAVGVAKAMNVVRKFKPDAVIGTGGYVCGPVLMAASMLGIPTLIQEQNVVPGITNKILAKFVTRIAAGTPEAEKHFPAGKVVCTGNPIRKAVLTATREEGAKAFGFDPAKKTVLISGGSRGARSINNAMVDVLVEAAKQREVQYLHVTGKLDYEDIIGNLAEKGVNLAETPNIKVEPYLYNMPQAMAMADLVVYRAGATGLAELTARGIPAILIPYPYAAENHQEHNARALEAAGAAKVILNRELKSDILQSTLQELLADDAKLASMAAASKSLGKPQAAEDIAQMVIDMTQGRKTK is encoded by the coding sequence ATGAAGATAATTATTTCCGGTGGCGGTACCGGCGGGCATATTTATCCCGCGCTGACCATTATGCGCACCATTGAGGAAAAATATCCGGATACCAGCTTCCTGTACGTCGGTACGCATAAAGGACTGGAAGCCGATATTATCCCGAAGGAAAATATTCCTTTTGCTACAGTGGATATTCAGGGATTTAAGCGCAGCCTGTCACCGGCTAATTTTGTGCGGGCAGGACTGGCGGCTGTGGGCGTGGCTAAAGCTATGAACGTAGTGCGGAAGTTCAAGCCCGATGCGGTTATCGGTACGGGCGGCTATGTTTGCGGCCCAGTGCTTATGGCGGCCAGCATGCTCGGGATTCCGACATTGATTCAGGAACAGAACGTGGTGCCGGGGATTACCAATAAAATCCTCGCCAAGTTCGTCACGCGCATTGCGGCGGGCACGCCGGAAGCGGAGAAACATTTTCCGGCAGGCAAGGTTGTCTGCACCGGCAATCCTATCCGCAAGGCGGTGCTTACGGCAACGCGGGAGGAAGGGGCTAAGGCCTTTGGATTTGACCCGGCGAAAAAGACGGTGCTGATTTCCGGCGGCAGCCGTGGGGCCCGCAGTATCAATAATGCCATGGTGGATGTTCTCGTTGAAGCGGCCAAACAGCGTGAGGTGCAGTACCTGCATGTGACGGGCAAGCTGGACTATGAGGATATTATCGGGAATTTGGCTGAAAAAGGTGTAAATTTAGCCGAAACACCGAACATCAAGGTGGAGCCTTACCTTTACAATATGCCGCAGGCCATGGCTATGGCAGACTTGGTGGTTTACCGGGCAGGAGCGACAGGCCTTGCAGAACTCACCGCACGGGGGATTCCGGCGATTTTGATTCCCTATCCCTATGCGGCCGAGAATCATCAGGAACACAATGCCCGAGCCTTGGAAGCGGCCGGGGCGGCAAAAGTAATCCTGAACCGCGAGCTTAAGAGCGACATCCTGCAAAGTACCCTGCAGGAACTGCTGGCTGATGATGCGAAACTTGCCTCCATGGCAGCGGCCAGCAAATCCTTGGGCAAGCCGCAGGCGGCAGAAGATATTGCGCAAATGGTTATCGATATGACACAGGGGAGAAAGACTAAATGA
- a CDS encoding D-alanine--D-alanine ligase family protein has translation MKQDKIVVVMGGTSTEAEVSRRTGKAILDALKEKGYNAEGMELNPKTFAMDIQKAGAKMVFNALHGKFGEDGLLQGTLDMLGIPYTGSGVLAAAITMDKAASKRVFISEGISTPKCHTYNSFEQKRDLAGEILAEFGLPVVVKAASQGSSIGVYIVEKEEELAPAIKEAFSFNDEILVEEFIKGREMTVAVWGDEDKKEAFPIIEITTTSGRYDYNSKYTKGASAHIIPAPVSEEKTREMQELAIKTYTACGCKGVARVDMMYSEDETPYVIEVNSVPGMTETSLVPDAGRAMGIEFPELCERILEMAGF, from the coding sequence ATGAAGCAGGATAAAATCGTAGTAGTTATGGGTGGTACGTCCACCGAAGCCGAAGTTTCCCGCCGTACCGGCAAGGCCATTTTGGATGCTCTCAAGGAAAAAGGCTATAATGCTGAGGGCATGGAACTCAATCCCAAGACCTTTGCTATGGACATTCAGAAAGCCGGCGCTAAGATGGTATTCAATGCTCTGCATGGCAAGTTCGGTGAAGACGGCCTCTTGCAGGGAACGCTCGATATGCTCGGCATTCCCTACACGGGGTCCGGCGTGCTGGCGGCGGCTATCACCATGGACAAGGCTGCTTCTAAGCGAGTCTTTATCAGTGAAGGGATTTCCACACCGAAATGCCATACCTATAACAGCTTTGAGCAGAAGCGTGACCTGGCTGGCGAAATCCTGGCTGAGTTCGGCCTGCCCGTAGTGGTTAAGGCTGCTTCGCAGGGCTCCAGTATCGGTGTGTACATCGTGGAAAAAGAGGAAGAACTGGCACCGGCCATCAAGGAAGCCTTCTCCTTCAATGACGAAATCCTGGTGGAAGAATTCATCAAGGGCCGCGAAATGACCGTTGCTGTCTGGGGTGATGAAGATAAGAAGGAAGCCTTCCCGATTATCGAAATCACGACGACTTCCGGCCGTTATGACTACAACAGCAAGTACACGAAAGGTGCTTCTGCACATATCATTCCGGCGCCGGTCAGCGAAGAAAAGACCCGTGAAATGCAGGAATTGGCAATTAAGACCTACACGGCCTGTGGCTGCAAGGGCGTAGCCCGCGTGGATATGATGTACAGCGAGGATGAAACGCCCTATGTCATCGAAGTGAATTCCGTACCGGGCATGACGGAAACCTCTCTGGTACCGGATGCCGGCCGGGCGATGGGCATTGAATTCCCGGAACTGTGTGAGCGTATTTTGGAAATGGCAGGTTTCTAA
- the ftsZ gene encoding cell division protein FtsZ, with protein MFELDDNGLDQLAKIKVIGVGGGGSNAVNRMINFGLQGVEFIAVNTDAQALLKSLAPKRMQIGEKLTRGLGAGARPEIGQKAAEESRDDILEALRGADMVFVTAGMGGGTGTGAAPVVAECAREIGALTVGVVTKPFGFEGKKRERNAESGIANLKQHVDTIITIPNDRLMQVVDKKTPITQAFQIADDVLRQGVKGISDLIALPGLVNLDFADVQSVMSNAGSALMGIGEASGEGAAIEAAKAAIASPLLETSIDGARGILLNVTGAEENLSMYEIQEASEAIHDAADSQANIIWGASIDNTMGDKVRVTVIATGFDAPETIGVQPQAAPSAAQPVMPNLNLSQGAPAADGDAQQTVSPAADFIDIPVWMQKK; from the coding sequence GTGTTTGAATTGGATGATAATGGCCTCGACCAGTTGGCCAAGATTAAAGTAATTGGTGTAGGCGGCGGCGGCAGCAATGCTGTTAACCGCATGATAAACTTCGGACTGCAGGGGGTCGAGTTTATCGCAGTAAATACCGACGCTCAGGCGCTGTTGAAGTCTTTGGCTCCGAAGCGTATGCAGATTGGCGAGAAGCTCACCCGGGGATTAGGTGCAGGTGCTCGTCCGGAAATCGGGCAGAAAGCGGCCGAGGAAAGCCGCGACGATATTTTGGAAGCTCTGCGCGGGGCTGATATGGTTTTCGTTACCGCTGGTATGGGCGGCGGTACTGGTACTGGTGCTGCACCGGTAGTCGCAGAATGCGCACGGGAAATCGGCGCACTGACGGTTGGCGTTGTGACCAAGCCCTTCGGCTTCGAAGGCAAGAAGCGTGAACGCAATGCAGAATCTGGTATTGCGAACCTCAAGCAGCATGTGGATACCATCATCACGATTCCGAACGACCGCCTGATGCAGGTCGTGGATAAAAAGACGCCGATTACGCAGGCTTTCCAGATTGCGGATGATGTTCTGCGTCAGGGTGTTAAAGGTATCTCCGATTTGATTGCCCTGCCGGGTCTGGTAAACCTGGACTTTGCTGACGTGCAGAGCGTAATGAGCAACGCTGGTTCTGCCCTCATGGGTATCGGCGAGGCTTCCGGTGAAGGTGCTGCCATTGAGGCTGCTAAGGCAGCTATTGCTTCTCCGCTGCTGGAGACGAGCATCGATGGTGCGCGTGGTATCCTCCTCAACGTCACCGGTGCCGAAGAAAACCTCAGCATGTACGAAATTCAGGAGGCTTCCGAAGCCATCCATGATGCTGCTGACAGTCAGGCTAACATCATCTGGGGTGCGTCCATTGACAATACCATGGGCGACAAAGTTCGCGTGACCGTTATCGCTACGGGCTTTGATGCACCGGAAACCATCGGTGTACAGCCGCAGGCAGCTCCTTCCGCTGCTCAGCCGGTAATGCCGAACCTTAATCTGAGTCAGGGTGCACCTGCCGCTGATGGCGATGCACAGCAGACGGTATCTCCGGCTGCAGACTTCATTGATATTCCGGTTTGGATGCAGAAAAAATAA
- the murD gene encoding UDP-N-acetylmuramoyl-L-alanine--D-glutamate ligase: MDLTGKKVLIIGAGISGFAAAKITRRLGAQVTLSDAKNEADLDDDFEELRDMGVSCVFGPQAEELLDGVSLVIVSPAVPARIPLIQEAYKRKIRVASEVELAYRLKKAPICAVTGTNGKTTTVTLLGLLLESHYDKVGVGGNIGVPLSEVALEIPADGYIAAEISSYQMEVTEEFHPHVATVLNVTPDHIVRHGSIEEYQRMKERMFAQQKGKDFLVLNYDDERVKDMANRASAHVVFFSRQVHLHEGAYLEGDMLTIAWNGEDYPLCTISELGIKGAHNVENALAAAMTAFLAGCTAEEMVPVLKSFRGVEHRIEYVRTLDGVEYYNDSKATNTDSAIKALETFDNGIVLLAGGDDKMTDLTDFLTRVKERVTDMVLIGAAADRFEQEALKSGYPAEHIHRAGFSMEEAVKIAHSLAKAPQVVLLSPACASFDMYNGMAERGRNFKDLVNKL; this comes from the coding sequence ATGGACTTAACGGGCAAAAAGGTACTGATTATCGGCGCTGGCATCAGCGGTTTTGCAGCGGCAAAAATCACCCGCCGTTTAGGCGCGCAGGTTACACTGAGTGATGCCAAGAACGAAGCGGATTTGGACGATGATTTTGAAGAACTGCGGGACATGGGCGTAAGCTGCGTGTTCGGCCCACAGGCGGAAGAACTCTTGGACGGGGTGAGCCTCGTGATTGTTTCCCCCGCGGTACCGGCCCGTATTCCCTTGATTCAGGAGGCCTACAAACGGAAAATCCGGGTGGCCAGCGAAGTGGAACTGGCGTATCGGCTCAAGAAAGCGCCTATCTGCGCTGTAACCGGTACCAATGGCAAGACTACCACGGTTACATTGCTCGGTCTGCTGCTCGAAAGCCACTATGATAAAGTCGGCGTAGGCGGCAATATCGGTGTGCCCCTGTCGGAGGTGGCTTTGGAAATTCCTGCGGACGGTTATATTGCCGCTGAGATTTCCAGCTACCAGATGGAAGTCACCGAAGAATTCCATCCCCATGTGGCCACGGTCCTCAATGTGACCCCCGACCATATCGTGCGCCATGGTTCCATCGAAGAATACCAGCGCATGAAGGAGCGTATGTTTGCCCAGCAGAAGGGCAAGGATTTCCTCGTGCTCAACTATGATGACGAGCGCGTAAAGGATATGGCAAATCGCGCCAGTGCCCATGTGGTATTCTTCAGCCGTCAGGTGCATCTCCATGAAGGTGCGTACCTCGAAGGCGATATGCTGACCATTGCCTGGAATGGGGAAGATTATCCACTCTGCACCATCAGCGAATTGGGCATCAAGGGTGCCCATAATGTGGAAAATGCCTTGGCTGCAGCCATGACGGCCTTCCTGGCTGGCTGCACGGCAGAAGAAATGGTGCCGGTGCTCAAATCCTTCCGCGGCGTAGAGCATCGCATTGAATACGTTCGCACGCTGGATGGGGTCGAGTATTACAATGACTCCAAAGCCACCAATACGGATTCGGCCATCAAGGCGTTGGAAACTTTTGACAACGGCATTGTGCTGCTGGCAGGTGGCGATGACAAGATGACGGATTTGACGGATTTCCTGACCCGCGTCAAAGAGCGTGTTACGGATATGGTACTCATTGGCGCTGCCGCTGACCGTTTTGAGCAGGAAGCCTTAAAGAGCGGCTATCCTGCTGAGCATATTCATCGCGCAGGCTTTTCCATGGAAGAAGCGGTCAAAATCGCGCATTCCTTAGCCAAAGCACCGCAGGTGGTACTGCTGTCGCCTGCCTGTGCCAGCTTCGATATGTACAACGGCATGGCAGAACGCGGCCGTAACTTCAAGGATTTAGTAAATAAGTTGTAA
- a CDS encoding peptidoglycan recognition family protein, protein MKRRDFLKNLILLSTGAVLLPQLWKAKAAEAAWNADGGAVNAEGRDSLLGIPIQETNFEFSSLQNRETTDAIVIHHVGNTNRDVSAAEIDRWHKNNGWAGIGYHFVIRKDGTIERGRPMDMLGAHCYGENWHTIGVNIVGEFDNNEPEPAQMQSAAKLLAALCRYYGIAPDRQHIVGHRDYNSTACPGQLLYDRLPRLVTMTRKYY, encoded by the coding sequence ATGAAACGCAGAGACTTCTTGAAAAACTTGATACTGCTGAGTACTGGTGCAGTACTGCTGCCTCAACTGTGGAAAGCAAAGGCAGCGGAAGCAGCCTGGAACGCTGATGGGGGTGCAGTGAACGCTGAGGGACGTGATTCGCTGCTGGGAATTCCCATTCAAGAAACGAATTTTGAATTCTCTTCTTTGCAGAACCGGGAAACCACGGATGCTATCGTCATTCATCATGTGGGTAATACCAATCGGGATGTATCCGCAGCGGAGATTGACCGCTGGCACAAGAATAACGGCTGGGCCGGCATTGGCTATCACTTCGTCATCCGCAAGGATGGCACCATCGAGCGGGGGCGTCCTATGGATATGCTCGGGGCTCACTGCTATGGAGAAAACTGGCATACGATTGGCGTAAACATTGTGGGCGAATTCGACAATAACGAACCGGAGCCAGCACAGATGCAGTCAGCAGCAAAACTTTTGGCAGCCCTCTGTCGTTACTATGGCATTGCTCCAGACCGCCAGCATATCGTGGGGCATCGGGATTATAATTCCACTGCCTGCCCTGGACAGCTGCTTTATGACAGACTGCCCCGGCTGGTGACCATGACCCGCAAATACTATTAA